A part of Gadus morhua chromosome 17, gadMor3.0, whole genome shotgun sequence genomic DNA contains:
- the LOC115529840 gene encoding uncharacterized protein LOC115529840, with protein MWTGLLHHVTGEHQWGLGGCYHGHSNKELIPKGSTAHRKITGLIMDERWSKTIPKYLTFRSTGALECFHAHLLMYASKRIAFVPPVYAARTLLAALDYNEHCSRPYYVKADGKYSYHKMYNKKSGGFCLYIKKVKKSYEYIKDLQCAILRCKLDQLAAGRGMPRKRAMRPDDPRRLGTLSGVPAPSTEQILETQRSRGRGEPLPQK; from the exons ATGTGGACAGGATTGCTGCACCATGTCACTGGAGAACACCAGTGGGGACTTGGCGGCTGTTACCATGGCCATAGCAACAAGGAGCTTATTCCAAAGGGAAGCACTGCACACCGCAAAATCACAGGACTGATCATGGATGAGAGGTGGTCAAAGACGATTCCAAAGTACTTGACCTTTAG ATCCACTGGTGCCCTGGAGTGTTTCCATGCACACCTTCTGATGTACGCATCAAAACGAATCGCCTTCGTACCACCTGTGTATGCGGCCCGAACACTTTTAGCTGCCCTCGACTACAATGAACACTGCAGCCGACCCTACTATGTGAAGGCAGATGGCAAATACAG CTACCACAAAATGTACAACAAAAAAAGCGGTGGCTTCTGTCTGTACATAAAGAAGGTCAAGAAGAGTTATGAGTACATAAAAGACCTCCAGTGTGCCATCCTACGCTGCAAGTTGGACCAGTTGGCGGCAGGGAGGGGCATGCCTCGGAAAAGAGCGATGAGACCAGATGACCCCCGACGACTTGGGACTCTCAGTGGTGTCCCTGCACCATCAACGGAACAAATTTTGGAGACTCAACGCAGCAGAGGTCGTG GTGAACCACTCCCGCAAAAGTAG